A window of the Streptomyces luomodiensis genome harbors these coding sequences:
- the nth gene encoding endonuclease III, which translates to MAKPHKSVKSSQGARPESRLALVRRARRINRELAEVYPYAHPELDFENSFQLLVATVLSAQTTDLRVNQTTPALFAAYPTPEDMAAADPEALEQLIRPTGFFRAKAKSLLGLSAALRDRFGGEVPGRLEDLVTLPGVGRKTANVVLGNAFGVPGLTVDTHFGRLVRRWKWTAQEDPEKVEAEIAALFPKSEWTMLSHRIIFHGRRVCHARKPACGACPIAPLCPAYGEGETDPDKAKKLLKYEMGGQPGQRLRPPSDYPGRPAAPLGAAE; encoded by the coding sequence GTGGCGAAACCGCATAAATCGGTCAAGAGTTCGCAAGGCGCCCGACCGGAGTCCCGGCTCGCCCTCGTCCGCCGCGCCCGGCGCATCAACCGCGAGCTCGCCGAGGTGTATCCGTACGCCCATCCCGAGCTGGACTTCGAGAACTCCTTCCAGCTGCTGGTGGCCACGGTCCTGTCCGCCCAGACCACCGATCTGCGGGTCAACCAGACCACTCCCGCGCTCTTCGCCGCCTATCCGACGCCCGAGGACATGGCGGCCGCCGACCCGGAGGCACTGGAGCAGCTGATCCGGCCCACGGGCTTCTTCCGCGCCAAGGCCAAATCGCTGCTGGGCCTGTCCGCCGCCCTCCGTGACCGCTTCGGCGGCGAGGTCCCGGGCCGTCTGGAGGACCTGGTCACCCTCCCCGGTGTCGGCCGTAAGACGGCCAATGTGGTGCTCGGCAACGCCTTCGGGGTGCCGGGCCTGACCGTGGACACCCACTTCGGGCGGCTGGTGCGGCGCTGGAAGTGGACCGCCCAGGAGGACCCCGAGAAGGTCGAGGCGGAGATCGCCGCGCTCTTCCCCAAGAGCGAGTGGACGATGCTCTCGCACCGCATCATCTTCCACGGCCGTCGCGTCTGCCACGCCCGCAAGCCCGCGTGCGGCGCCTGCCCGATCGCCCCGCTCTGCCCGGCGTACGGGGAGGGAGAGACCGACCCGGACAAGGCGAAGAAGCTGCTGAAGTACGAGATGGGCGGCCAGCCGGGCCAGCGCCTGCGTCCGCCGTCCGACTACCCCGGCCGTCCCGCCGCCCCCCTGGGAGCCGCCGAGTGA
- a CDS encoding NUDIX hydrolase encodes MTSTYGGGVEISAHGLPEWLRPVVRVAETIEPRQLSRFLPPPQGGGRPSAVLVLFGEGPAGPELLLMERSGSLRSHAGQPSFPGGALDPEDGDPDGEGPLRAALREAEEETGLDPSGVQVFAVLPRLYIPVSGFVVTPVLGWWRRPSPVGPVDPAETARVFTVPVADLTDPANRATTVHPSGHRGPAFLVGGALVWGFTAGVIDRLLHFAGWERPWDRARHVPLDWRA; translated from the coding sequence GTGACGAGCACGTACGGCGGGGGCGTGGAGATCAGCGCCCATGGGCTGCCCGAGTGGCTGCGGCCGGTGGTGCGGGTGGCCGAGACGATCGAACCGCGCCAGCTGAGCCGGTTCCTGCCGCCCCCGCAGGGCGGCGGCCGCCCCTCCGCCGTGCTGGTGCTCTTCGGAGAGGGCCCGGCCGGCCCCGAGCTGCTGCTCATGGAGCGCTCCGGCTCGCTGCGCTCGCACGCCGGCCAGCCCTCCTTCCCCGGCGGGGCCCTCGACCCGGAGGACGGGGATCCGGACGGGGAGGGCCCGCTGCGTGCGGCGCTGCGCGAGGCCGAGGAGGAGACGGGGCTCGACCCCTCGGGGGTCCAGGTCTTCGCGGTGCTGCCGCGGCTCTACATCCCGGTGAGCGGTTTCGTCGTCACCCCGGTGCTGGGCTGGTGGCGCCGGCCCAGTCCGGTCGGGCCGGTGGACCCGGCCGAGACGGCCCGGGTCTTCACCGTTCCCGTGGCGGATCTCACGGATCCGGCGAACCGGGCCACGACCGTCCACCCCAGTGGTCACCGGGGTCCCGCCTTCCTGGTCGGAGGCGCTCTGGTCTGGGGTTTTACCGCCGGAGTGATCGATCGCCTGCTGCATTTCGCGGGCTGGGAGCGGCCCTGGGACCGCGCCAGGCACGTCCCACTCGACTGGCGCGCGTGA